In Pseudophryne corroboree isolate aPseCor3 chromosome 2, aPseCor3.hap2, whole genome shotgun sequence, the sequence GTCGACGTGCGTTATATGGATAGTTACAGAATGTCGGCATTAGGATTAGGCAGTCGTCATTCTCACCAGTTCTGAACGTCTCCACGTTATCTCAGTGTCGATTATAGTGAAGATCAGCCTTGTATAAAGCATCCATTACTATTAGCACAGTGTGCTCAGCACACACAACGAGGGTATGGGAGCATACATTACATGGCGGCTGACCGTGGCATATGACACCACACAGGCTACTAGGTGGCCAGCAGCGGTCAGTAGAATAATGGCATCCTGTAGGTCATGGTAGATAACACCGCCTGTGGTTCTGCCAGGTTCTGAGAACACGTAACTATAATGTCCCCTCTCTcccgatgtcacaggagcagtgtctGGATAGCTGTGCGTCCAAGTTCATCCGCTCTAACCACCGTCTGATGGGGGCATATGTGGGACTAATGCCAGCGGTTGTGCAACGCAGGATGGCAGATTATGAAAGTCTCAACAAGGAGGTCTCAATTAATGCCATGCCAAACACCGAGACGTCATTAGAGGTCAGCCCTGAGAGCAGCACGGCCCTCCCGGATGGTGGGAGTAACACAGACGTGTCTTCTGCGGAGTCCATTCAGTCACCACAATAAAGGTGTACAGCAGCACTGCCCGTGTGTCACTGTACAGCACCACAGTTACTACCATTGTGTGCCGACACGTCGGCTTCATCTGCTGACGTCACCAGAGTGTGGGTTGACGCTTCCAGTATTACATCTTCAGGGGAAGACTCCTTGGTTAGAGCTGGAGAGTGAGATGAGCCCCACCCGCCACAGGAGCGTACGGAGCAGACCACTGTGTTCTAGAGACTCTGTTATGGGGCGATAGGGGAGGTAAAGCTGTGTTATAAGAAGGTTTACTCCGATAGGGTCACGTAAGGGGGTGATTAATGATCCAATCA encodes:
- the TIMM10B gene encoding mitochondrial import inner membrane translocase subunit Tim10 B, producing the protein MEGEQLRNLRDFLLVYNKMTELCFSRCAKNLNYRSLTMDEEQCLDSCASKFIRSNHRLMGAYVGLMPAVVQRRMADYESLNKEVSINAMPNTETSLEVSPESSTALPDGGSNTDVSSAESIQSPQ